ccctatttttattaagttcgtccttttctttctttagtaTTTGTTGTAATTCttctataattttgttttgtttataAGACTctgtttgtaatttaaaatttgtattttgcaAATTCTGACACAATAATTTTTGGTCTTCGAGTTGTTTACAAAGTACTCTTTTGGATTCATTGAATTCTTTTTGTAATTCTTCTAATTGTAAACATTTTTCCTTTAAAGCTTTCTCTTGAGTTTTTAAAACTGCATCTTGATTCGTTCTTACTTCCTGTAGATTTATAATTACTTCTTTCAGTTTAATTTCAGAAGCAATTGTttcttttgataatttttcaaatttattttccacaAGTTCCAATGTTTcctgttttaattttacttctaTATTTAGTTTATCTAAGTGACACTGTCTttccaataattttgtttccagttcttttataaaatttttcattttaatttctccTTCTGTTTGTAAATGCATTATATGATCTTTTTCTAACTTTAAGGAAGTAATTTCATcaattagattttctatttttttgtctttaaatttgaattcatCTAACATATTACATACTTCTTGCtgagatttttcaaatttatcatttacattatttaaatccagtagaattttgttattctCAGATTTAAGATCTTTATGTTGTTTCTGAAATACTTCTTGTAGCtcttcaaatttttccaatttttgtgTAAACTCTGTTAATTTTTGCTTAGTACAAATTAATTCTGTCTCCAAATGATTCgttatttccttattttttattaaatcattttctaaCATAACATTAAAACTTATACTATcttctaatttctttttattatctgTAAGTTCATCTTTCAATTGGTTCTTGGAAAGTTGTTCTTCCGTGtaattagtatataatattttataagcatttaaaatacttttagtAGTTtcttcattatattttttatactcaTTTATCTGatttaatatatcttttttcattaaataaaattctgattcaaaagttcgaatatttttctttaatgttTCTATATACGTAGAAGAAGCTTGTAAGATTGCatcctttttatttactttttcttcatatacatatatgactTTTTCTAAAGTTTGTTTTTGGAGTtcaatttgttttaaatacgaaatttcttcagaatatttttctgtaacaTTAGTAAGCTCATTAATTTTGGTTGTACTTTCTGCAACagtttttcttaattttgataTCTCTGTAGTATTCTGTTCATCCTTTTGTTCTAATTTAGATatttgtaattgaaaattttcaagttttaaTTTAGCTTCATTCATGTTATTACTTAATGATTCAAATTCTAGTTGCTTCAAAGTACACTtctgattaaaattatataatattattcgtaaatattctattaattcCGTAGTTGTTTTGTTGTCTAATTTATCTTCTACACAATCAGTTTctaaattatgtaatataatctctttcaaatttgtattatatagaTCAGCAGAAGTTTTATATGAACTATTTTGATCTTTGAAATCTTGAATATATTTAAGATTTTCAGATATTTGTGCTTTAACTTCAGTAAGCTCAGTGtttaatttaacattatttatattttctttgtttaaagATTCTTCcaaatctttaattttttctaacaGAGAATTTTTTTCAGTAATTAATACATCTCTGGATTTTTCAACGACTGACAAAGATTCTTTTTGAGaagtatataacatttctaaatttttattttgttttattagaGATTCTTTCTCTTGTTGTAAGATTTCAATTTGTTTAGTTGATTCATTTAtgattacatttaatttagtTTCCGTACTTTGTAATATTTGCCTCTCTTTCTTTAAAAGTTGTGTTGTACTTTCATACTCTTGATTTGCAGATTTCAGTTTTTCATTTACAACATCAAGTTGTGTCTTTAGTAAAGCAGATTCTTCTTTCGCTTCTTGTAATTGAATATCAATTACAGAACTTAAAACTTCACTGGTATTTAAAGATGCTGAAGATGAATTTAAGGGTACTATATCATCAATTTCAAAACTTTGTTCTTCAATTGTTGTTTTTCTAAGTTCTTTTAAATGAGTACGCAACTCTTCATTggtcttttttaaatttactagtTCCCTATCCTTAATTTCTCCCTGAATCTGCATGTTTTCTAAAGACTTTTCACAATTTTCTACTTTGtctctaaaatatatatattgcatttGTATAGATGTTAACTTTTTTGTCAATGTGTCAGCATCTGCTTCAAGTTTATCTATGTTACATTGTTTCTGCAATAGCTGATCTTCTAAATGATCTATTTCCTTCCTGTAATATTGTTCATAATCTATTGTGCCCTTATTTTTTTTGCAAGATTGTGGAGTAGTcggtttcattttttcttctcttaaaacttttatttctgcAGTCTTTTCCTGTAATTTCTTCTGCAGactttgtattttgttttgttGAATTCGTATATCTTCCtgtaaatcaattttctcaaACCTCTCTACTTCTAATTCACTTTTCAACATTCTTAATTCCCTATTTTTGTCATTCAATAACTTATGACTTTGAGCAGACCATGTTACAGGAGAATCAAAAAAGTTCTTAAGAGCTTTTCCTTTAGGCGTTACAGGTATTTTTGATGCATCATTCTCTATTCTagcaattatttcttttaatgttTCTTTGTTTATGTCTTTCTTATATGGGATAGTCATTTCAAgaaatgatttaattttaagttgcGTTtcatgttgtaaattaaaacaCATTTGATGATGAAATGATGGTTCTTGAGGTAcaagcaataaaaataaagatgcaATATAAATGTGTTCCATTTCCTCCACATTTTTAtcatcaaatttatattttggatattcatctgtgaaaaaaatataaaaagcatataatatatttctataaaataattatataatacaggAAATACTTATCACATATTTACATaccttgtaaatattttactataatattttctgtGTCTGTACTATCTTTAGTATCAGTCCATGAACTATAAAGCAAAATATGTTTGacaagaataaatatattctaatagAATGAATATTATGAATGCacattatttacattaaaaaagaa
This DNA window, taken from Bombus fervidus isolate BK054 chromosome 14, iyBomFerv1, whole genome shotgun sequence, encodes the following:
- the Mud gene encoding mushroom body defect — translated: MKLWIGVLLEWLNCLDISETNVKDLKELDNGKVYKKLIKSFSWTDTKDSTDTENIIVKYLQDEYPKYKFDDKNVEEMEHIYIASLFLLLVPQEPSFHHQMCFNLQHETQLKIKSFLEMTIPYKKDINKETLKEIIARIENDASKIPVTPKGKALKNFFDSPVTWSAQSHKLLNDKNRELRMLKSELEVERFEKIDLQEDIRIQQNKIQSLQKKLQEKTAEIKVLREEKMKPTTPQSCKKNKGTIDYEQYYRKEIDHLEDQLLQKQCNIDKLEADADTLTKKLTSIQMQYIYFRDKVENCEKSLENMQIQGEIKDRELVNLKKTNEELRTHLKELRKTTIEEQSFEIDDIVPLNSSSASLNTSEVLSSVIDIQLQEAKEESALLKTQLDVVNEKLKSANQEYESTTQLLKKERQILQSTETKLNVIINESTKQIEILQQEKESLIKQNKNLEMLYTSQKESLSVVEKSRDVLITEKNSLLEKIKDLEESLNKENINNVKLNTELTEVKAQISENLKYIQDFKDQNSSYKTSADLYNTNLKEIILHNLETDCVEDKLDNKTTTELIEYLRIILYNFNQKCTLKQLEFESLSNNMNEAKLKLENFQLQISKLEQKDEQNTTEISKLRKTVAESTTKINELTNVTEKYSEEISYLKQIELQKQTLEKVIYVYEEKVNKKDAILQASSTYIETLKKNIRTFESEFYLMKKDILNQINEYKKYNEETTKSILNAYKILYTNYTEEQLSKNQLKDELTDNKKKLEDSISFNVMLENDLIKNKEITNHLETELICTKQKLTEFTQKLEKFEELQEVFQKQHKDLKSENNKILLDLNNVNDKFEKSQQEVCNMLDEFKFKDKKIENLIDEITSLKLEKDHIMHLQTEGEIKMKNFIKELETKLLERQCHLDKLNIEVKLKQETLELVENKFEKLSKETIASEIKLKEVIINLQEVRTNQDAVLKTQEKALKEKCLQLEELQKEFNESKRVLCKQLEDQKLLCQNLQNTNFKLQTESYKQNKIIEELQQILKKEKDELNKNREYCKIEDTKRLEIIQICEELQHSANGLKFTIAEVTKNENSYINTTDNVQDINNDDTNKNILRTLKESINEIQVSRELILQLSNENTNLNKTLENQTIMVDNYITKCEEIKLLEIKIQELNNLQEDRIKRINTLIKYKESLKDYLNNIIKSRENLDTSLNTLKQKWDNLLTSSYSVLMIDKSVCDELKHIQSKRTYLENTLLKYHIHHFQNIKPLQNILWDQFLWFEQKIKDISLKEESEQILDISSDIFFDQKTIIEAELDKNKILQENITQLQNEINDFSKLVISFENDFKCDETKFQSESEKKLRFQINELTEAKNNLESKLNCAHTNNVRLKDDIGELNIKVQEMETSLKEIENLKKEVTQLKEQNLKLQEERNELSKRSKKEDIDIQLKDIHDKYKVKIDEIKQNMKMLYNEQITKLNREQEQCVQEKLESLQRKMELQCRKQADELSKYKEHIATLSSQLWTVGEKLLNRKQEKEKLQKELIELKTKYQNLDQNIVSLMEHKNPKCEKKYLSGEPKEDVLHKISVIQERTTYEKRCSIKSIQTMGNAFNAEDEEEVLDNIYLADVKDGNSSYIIDADRLSILKKRNALCKPHLKSSYPAEMQFHPLPFTEEEIKAGSVPDDIFNDSLSQSLLPEQKAKKRDRTQTSYKKPGPPTPSKNGGRLSMQGNELRSPNSRILRERNGKERATTTPRTLRNLFLPRGQDEKVIITPKGRRRSSIFRKYRNANDR